The following are encoded in a window of Rubellicoccus peritrichatus genomic DNA:
- a CDS encoding metalloregulator ArsR/SmtB family transcription factor encodes MVNDSVLLSDTFSALADPTRRRILEMLMTGERVVSDISAAFKVSAPAISKHLRVLERASLLRREKRGREHFLSLNAKPMKEASAWMAEYQVFWENNLDSLAAFLEESPEKETQQ; translated from the coding sequence ATGGTTAATGATTCTGTTCTGCTCAGCGACACCTTCTCAGCATTGGCGGATCCGACTCGTCGTCGGATTCTGGAGATGCTGATGACTGGAGAGCGGGTTGTTTCAGATATATCGGCCGCATTCAAAGTATCCGCTCCAGCGATCTCCAAACACCTGCGCGTGTTGGAGCGTGCTAGTCTTTTGAGGCGGGAGAAGCGCGGTCGTGAACATTTTCTTTCCCTCAATGCCAAGCCTATGAAGGAGGCATCTGCCTGGATGGCTGAATACCAGGTCTTCTGGGAGAACAATCTCGACTCACTCGCAGCCTTTCTCGAGGAGTCTCCTGAAAAAGAAACTCAACAATAG
- a CDS encoding SRPBCC family protein produces MTTATDNMLKLEMKRTFAASRERVFAAWTDPALITQWFGCHDSKCSGANIELKVGGSYSVNISHEKMGQCKMAGTITEIDPPAKLAFIFAWTGNEEMEQMPETLVTIDLVEVAGGTELTLTHANVPVQEMADSFKGGWTASLDKLASILG; encoded by the coding sequence ATGACTACAGCAACAGATAATATGCTAAAATTGGAAATGAAACGCACTTTCGCTGCTTCGCGTGAGCGTGTTTTTGCCGCCTGGACTGATCCTGCGCTCATCACTCAGTGGTTTGGTTGCCATGACTCAAAATGCTCAGGAGCCAATATCGAGCTGAAGGTTGGAGGATCTTACAGCGTGAACATCAGCCATGAAAAGATGGGCCAATGCAAGATGGCTGGAACGATAACAGAGATCGATCCTCCTGCGAAGCTCGCATTCATCTTCGCCTGGACAGGCAATGAGGAGATGGAACAGATGCCGGAGACGCTCGTTACGATTGATTTAGTGGAAGTCGCTGGAGGAACGGAACTGACTCTCACTCACGCCAATGTTCCAGTTCAGGAAATGGCCGACAGCTTCAAGGGTGGTTGGACTGCAAGCCTTGATAAGTTGGCCAGTATTCTTGGCTGA
- the prfA gene encoding peptide chain release factor 1, giving the protein MEGIPDIEPFRKRRAEIDELMAVPDFFSDQRRATELSREHTWTGNLIELYERLEQAESDLAGNRELISDAEADEELKELAELELEELEHKREKLRNELLVAMLPPDPSDSRNTIVEIRAGAGGDEASLFASVLWRMYHRYADIKGWKIEPMGANETEAGGFREVSFLVTGEDVYKDLKYESGVHRVQRVPTTEASGRIHTSTATVAVLPEAEEVDIEIRPDDLEITVARASGPGGQGVNTTDSAVQIIHKPSGLIVKCADERSQLKNKLKAMTVLRSRLLERKQREEQEKYAAHRRNQVGTGDRSERIRTYNFPQSRLTDHRIGLSLQSLPQIVEGELEELVIALRQADNEARLKAMMEANKQAQ; this is encoded by the coding sequence ATGGAAGGCATCCCAGACATTGAACCATTTCGTAAACGCCGTGCTGAGATCGACGAGCTCATGGCCGTGCCTGACTTTTTCAGTGACCAGCGTCGCGCGACGGAGTTGTCTCGGGAGCACACTTGGACAGGTAATTTGATTGAACTCTACGAACGGTTGGAGCAGGCGGAAAGTGATCTGGCGGGTAATCGTGAACTGATATCCGATGCTGAAGCGGATGAGGAGCTTAAGGAACTGGCCGAACTTGAACTTGAGGAATTGGAGCACAAACGTGAGAAGCTCAGAAATGAGCTGCTCGTAGCGATGCTCCCTCCTGATCCAAGTGACAGCCGCAACACGATTGTTGAAATCCGGGCAGGTGCGGGTGGTGATGAGGCCAGCTTGTTTGCATCTGTTCTCTGGCGTATGTATCATCGTTACGCCGATATCAAGGGTTGGAAAATCGAACCGATGGGCGCAAATGAAACCGAAGCCGGTGGCTTCAGGGAGGTTTCGTTTCTGGTCACAGGGGAGGATGTTTACAAAGATCTTAAGTACGAGAGTGGCGTTCACCGTGTCCAGCGTGTTCCAACCACTGAGGCGAGTGGTCGCATCCACACTTCAACGGCCACGGTTGCAGTGTTGCCTGAAGCTGAAGAAGTGGATATCGAAATTCGTCCGGATGATTTGGAGATCACTGTAGCTCGTGCCAGCGGCCCTGGAGGGCAGGGAGTCAATACCACCGACTCAGCGGTTCAGATCATCCACAAGCCCAGCGGGCTTATAGTGAAGTGTGCTGATGAGCGTAGTCAGTTGAAAAACAAACTGAAGGCCATGACTGTTCTGCGCTCTCGATTGCTTGAAAGGAAGCAACGTGAAGAGCAGGAAAAGTATGCGGCTCATCGACGCAATCAGGTAGGCACTGGAGATCGTTCGGAGCGTATTCGCACTTATAACTTTCCTCAAAGCCGATTGACGGACCATCGTATCGGTCTCTCTCTGCAGTCACTTCCACAGATCGTCGAAGGAGAACTTGAGGAGTTGGTCATTGCACTCCGCCAGGCAGATAATGAGGCCCGCCTCAAGGCGATGATGGAAGCGAACAAGCAGGCCCAGTAA
- a CDS encoding glucose-1-phosphate adenylyltransferase: MNRKVICIIMGGGRGTRLHPLTEERCKPAVPLAGKYRLVDIPISNCLNSGYNQIHILTQFNTASLHNHIQGAYQFDPFNGGFCEILSAEQTMSGDSWYQGTADAVRQNLHHFRAQDDDLFLILSGDQLYKMDFRKIVKHHLDCEADITISAKPVHKSEVSGLGVMRVEDDFSIKEFVEKPTDSSVVESLLISPSLSKYVEHGNSGEMCLASMGIYLFSARVMREALDNQMKDFGKEIIPGLLGQKKLASYIFDDYWEDIGTVGAFFDANLAITDDVPPFNFFDGDAPVYTRARFLAASKFNNCQMEHVLVAGGCIVNGAKMNRCVIGVRAVIDQGCELSKVVMMGADFMENDEARQKNRDLQRPDVGIGRNCRISNAIIDKNARIGNDVVLSPEGKPDMWREGDLMVRDGVLIVTKGGIVPDGTKI, encoded by the coding sequence ATGAATCGAAAAGTCATTTGCATCATTATGGGCGGTGGCCGCGGAACGCGCCTTCACCCGTTGACAGAAGAACGTTGTAAGCCAGCCGTCCCCTTGGCGGGCAAATATCGCCTGGTGGATATCCCAATCAGCAATTGTTTGAACTCAGGTTACAACCAGATTCATATTCTAACGCAGTTCAATACTGCCTCGCTCCATAATCATATTCAGGGAGCTTATCAGTTTGATCCATTTAATGGAGGTTTCTGTGAGATTCTCTCTGCGGAGCAAACGATGAGTGGCGATAGCTGGTATCAGGGGACAGCAGATGCAGTTCGTCAGAATTTGCATCATTTCAGGGCCCAGGATGATGATCTTTTTCTGATTTTATCCGGTGATCAGCTCTACAAGATGGATTTTCGCAAGATTGTGAAGCACCACCTTGACTGTGAGGCGGATATAACGATTTCAGCAAAGCCTGTCCACAAGAGCGAGGTCAGTGGCCTTGGAGTGATGCGGGTGGAGGATGATTTCAGCATCAAGGAGTTTGTCGAAAAGCCAACCGATTCGTCCGTTGTCGAGAGTCTCTTGATCAGCCCAAGCCTCAGCAAGTATGTCGAACACGGAAATTCTGGTGAAATGTGCCTGGCATCGATGGGAATTTATCTCTTCAGCGCCCGAGTTATGCGCGAAGCCCTGGACAATCAGATGAAGGATTTCGGAAAGGAAATCATTCCAGGTTTGTTAGGGCAGAAGAAGCTGGCGAGTTACATTTTCGACGATTACTGGGAGGATATTGGAACGGTTGGAGCCTTTTTTGATGCGAATCTGGCCATTACCGATGATGTTCCGCCTTTTAACTTTTTCGATGGCGATGCGCCTGTTTACACACGCGCTCGCTTCCTCGCTGCCTCCAAGTTCAATAACTGTCAGATGGAGCATGTGCTGGTGGCTGGTGGTTGCATTGTCAATGGTGCAAAGATGAATCGCTGTGTTATTGGTGTCCGTGCTGTGATTGATCAGGGTTGCGAGCTCTCTAAAGTTGTTATGATGGGGGCGGATTTCATGGAAAATGATGAGGCCCGCCAGAAGAACAGAGATTTGCAGCGGCCTGATGTGGGGATTGGGCGGAATTGCAGGATTTCCAATGCAATCATTGATAAAAATGCTCGGATTGGGAACGATGTTGTCCTTTCGCCAGAGGGTAAGCCGGACATGTGGCGTGAGGGCGATTTGATGGTTCGTGATGGTGTTCTGATTGTGACCAAGGGAGGTATTGTACCGGATGGCACGAAGATTTAA
- a CDS encoding HAD family hydrolase — protein sequence MPDKTHLNRRNIVAVIWDFDRTLTPGYMQAPLFKRYGIDEDFFWKEVNGLSDIYAERGTRVSKDTVYLNHLLSFVKNGPMKGLRNCHLRELGAEVPLFPGLPAFFSELKSVATSQPAYQKHDIHLEHYVISTGLAEMIRGNAIADEVDDIFACEFVEDPLPPNYSKQDEFPMDTDHEISQIGTIVDNTIKTRFIFEINKGTNKNTDIDVNAKMANEDRRVPLSNMIYVADGPSDVPVFSVVKRGGGKTFAVYNPSIPKEFEQNDGLQQDGRVDSYGPADYTPESQTSRWLKLQVERICDRIVKEREALLASRVGRAPRHLHREDEPAIEEPEPQTELFEE from the coding sequence ATGCCGGACAAAACACATCTGAATCGCCGTAACATTGTCGCTGTCATTTGGGACTTCGACCGGACATTAACGCCTGGTTACATGCAGGCTCCGCTTTTCAAACGTTATGGAATCGACGAGGATTTTTTCTGGAAGGAAGTCAATGGGCTTTCGGATATTTACGCAGAGCGTGGGACGCGGGTTTCAAAAGATACCGTTTATCTCAACCACTTGTTAAGTTTTGTTAAGAACGGCCCAATGAAGGGACTTCGCAACTGCCATCTGCGTGAGCTGGGGGCTGAGGTTCCTCTCTTTCCCGGACTGCCGGCTTTTTTCAGCGAGCTGAAGTCCGTCGCCACCTCACAGCCTGCCTACCAAAAGCATGATATCCACTTGGAGCATTATGTCATCAGCACAGGTCTGGCAGAAATGATTCGCGGCAATGCCATCGCCGACGAAGTGGATGACATTTTTGCATGTGAGTTTGTCGAAGACCCTCTGCCACCCAATTATTCAAAGCAGGACGAATTTCCGATGGATACTGACCATGAAATCAGCCAAATCGGGACCATCGTGGATAACACGATCAAGACGCGCTTCATTTTTGAAATCAATAAAGGCACAAACAAAAACACGGACATAGACGTCAACGCAAAGATGGCGAATGAAGACCGGCGAGTCCCTCTCTCCAATATGATCTACGTGGCCGATGGCCCAAGTGATGTCCCGGTTTTTTCAGTTGTGAAACGTGGTGGTGGAAAGACTTTTGCCGTTTACAATCCATCCATCCCAAAAGAGTTCGAACAAAATGATGGTCTCCAACAAGACGGGCGAGTCGACTCTTATGGTCCGGCCGATTACACTCCAGAATCCCAAACCAGTCGCTGGCTAAAGCTACAGGTAGAGCGTATCTGCGACCGTATTGTCAAAGAGCGCGAAGCTCTGCTGGCATCCCGGGTCGGTCGTGCGCCAAGGCATCTCCACCGTGAGGATGAACCTGCCATTGAGGAACCGGAACCACAAACTGAGTTGTTTGAGGAATAA
- a CDS encoding potassium channel family protein, whose product MSHPTQHKKAQAEPRKFLWLLIAQITLLFIYPLVEDHHLESWIVMALGLFVLLAALWSVADNKRTLLIGALTGIPAVALNWSPLWGNDPLRIIALIFGLSFYLYINYHLIKSVLQAPKVTADIIAGSIAVYLLLGITWAAIYTGIDSLIPGSFNVSNPLDPKADLTRPDFLYFSFITLSTLGYGDIVPIKPLARSFAFMEAMVGVIYVAVFVGRIVALHKPMESTPKK is encoded by the coding sequence GTGAGTCATCCAACGCAGCATAAGAAGGCACAAGCTGAGCCCAGGAAATTCCTCTGGCTATTGATCGCCCAGATCACCCTGCTCTTCATATATCCTCTGGTTGAAGACCATCATCTTGAATCCTGGATTGTCATGGCCCTGGGGCTTTTCGTTTTGCTGGCCGCTCTCTGGTCTGTTGCCGACAACAAAAGGACACTCCTGATTGGCGCCCTGACCGGTATTCCAGCTGTCGCTTTAAACTGGTCACCTCTTTGGGGGAATGATCCACTTCGCATCATCGCCCTGATCTTTGGTCTCAGCTTCTACCTCTACATCAATTATCATCTGATCAAAAGCGTCCTGCAGGCTCCTAAAGTAACCGCTGATATCATTGCTGGCTCAATCGCAGTATATTTACTTTTAGGAATTACCTGGGCGGCAATTTATACTGGAATCGATAGTCTCATTCCCGGGAGCTTCAATGTCTCTAATCCACTTGACCCCAAAGCGGACCTGACTCGACCTGATTTTCTATATTTCAGTTTCATCACTTTAAGCACACTTGGTTACGGTGACATCGTGCCCATTAAACCACTGGCTCGCTCTTTCGCCTTTATGGAAGCCATGGTTGGCGTCATCTATGTCGCTGTATTCGTCGGTCGGATTGTCGCCTTACACAAGCCAATGGAAAGCACCCCTAAAAAGTAA
- the glmS gene encoding glutamine--fructose-6-phosphate transaminase (isomerizing) produces MCGIVGYVGKQKASAILVEGLKRLEYRGYDSAGIALLENNDIEVMKKTGRVQNVAELIYERDMGSQIGISHTRWATHGEVNDSNAHPHMSWNGKLALVHNGVIENYEGLRRFLEGEGVEFLSETDTEVFANLIAYHYDKEEEGNSVDRLLAAVRHSTTLVEGTYGIAVICTDCPNDIIGARKGSPLCLGVGNGENMIASDVSAFVGRTQNVVYLDDGQIVHISEDDFSISTIGRESVDPVINQIDWKIEQAELGHFTHYMEKEIFEQPTALENSMRGRFSDDDSTAKFGGLNLDPVQWRQIDRILFCACGTTWHACLTAEYLIEKYARIPVEVEYASEFRYRNAPLDKNTLVFVISQSGETLDTLEALREAKRKGYIVLGITNGVGSSIARETDGGIYQHAGPEIGVASTKAFTSQILLSGMLALHLGRMRDLSFGDGREMVAAFRSLPGLVSTVLDQADKIKEIAEKYADFSDFLFLGRQSMFPIALEGALKLKEISYIHAEGYPAGEMKHGPIALISEECPSVILSPHGDTLKKVISNIQETRARKGSVIAITSAGKDFPQDTADEIIHIPQAHDCIMPILATIPLQLLAYYIAVKRGCDVDKPRNLAKSVTVE; encoded by the coding sequence ATGTGCGGAATCGTCGGTTACGTCGGAAAACAGAAAGCCAGTGCAATCCTCGTCGAGGGTCTGAAACGCCTTGAATACCGTGGCTATGACAGCGCAGGCATAGCGCTACTGGAAAATAATGACATTGAAGTAATGAAGAAAACCGGCCGCGTCCAAAACGTTGCCGAGCTGATTTACGAAAGAGATATGGGGTCGCAAATCGGGATTAGCCATACCCGCTGGGCAACCCATGGAGAAGTCAATGATTCCAACGCCCATCCACACATGAGCTGGAATGGCAAACTCGCCCTGGTCCATAACGGCGTTATCGAGAACTATGAGGGCCTGCGCCGTTTCCTTGAAGGCGAAGGGGTTGAATTTTTGTCCGAAACCGATACCGAAGTCTTTGCCAATCTCATCGCATACCACTATGATAAGGAGGAAGAGGGTAATTCGGTAGATAGACTACTTGCAGCAGTCCGCCATAGCACCACATTGGTTGAGGGCACCTACGGAATCGCAGTCATCTGTACCGACTGCCCAAATGATATTATTGGAGCACGCAAGGGTTCGCCTCTCTGTCTCGGCGTTGGGAATGGCGAAAACATGATCGCCAGTGATGTTTCGGCCTTTGTAGGACGTACCCAGAATGTCGTCTATCTCGACGATGGCCAGATTGTCCACATCTCAGAGGATGACTTCTCTATCAGCACGATTGGTCGTGAATCTGTCGACCCGGTTATCAATCAGATTGATTGGAAAATCGAGCAGGCGGAGCTGGGTCATTTTACACACTACATGGAGAAGGAGATTTTCGAGCAGCCAACAGCGCTGGAAAACTCGATGCGTGGCCGCTTCTCTGACGATGACTCGACTGCCAAATTCGGAGGACTCAACCTCGATCCCGTGCAATGGCGTCAAATTGACCGCATACTTTTCTGTGCCTGCGGAACCACCTGGCATGCATGCCTCACAGCCGAATACTTAATTGAGAAATACGCCCGCATTCCGGTCGAAGTAGAATACGCAAGCGAGTTCCGTTACCGGAATGCGCCACTTGATAAAAATACGCTGGTCTTCGTTATCAGCCAAAGCGGTGAGACCCTGGACACACTGGAAGCCTTACGTGAAGCCAAACGCAAAGGTTACATCGTACTCGGCATCACCAATGGCGTCGGCTCATCCATTGCCAGGGAAACTGACGGCGGCATCTACCAGCACGCCGGCCCTGAAATCGGAGTAGCATCAACCAAAGCCTTTACTTCGCAAATTCTTCTTAGCGGCATGCTCGCACTGCACCTTGGGCGCATGCGTGACTTGTCTTTTGGGGACGGCCGCGAAATGGTCGCGGCATTCCGCTCTCTACCTGGCCTTGTTAGCACCGTGCTCGACCAAGCCGACAAGATAAAGGAAATCGCGGAGAAATACGCCGACTTCTCGGACTTTCTCTTTTTGGGACGCCAAAGTATGTTTCCGATCGCACTGGAAGGCGCATTAAAACTGAAAGAGATATCCTATATCCATGCCGAAGGCTATCCAGCGGGTGAAATGAAACATGGTCCAATTGCGCTCATCAGCGAAGAGTGCCCCAGCGTGATTCTTTCGCCCCATGGCGACACCCTGAAGAAAGTCATATCCAATATTCAGGAAACACGGGCACGCAAAGGATCTGTCATTGCCATTACATCAGCCGGCAAGGATTTCCCTCAAGATACGGCAGACGAGATCATCCATATTCCACAAGCGCATGACTGCATTATGCCAATTCTGGCAACGATTCCACTACAGCTGCTTGCTTACTACATTGCCGTAAAACGAGGATGTGATGTTGATAAACCACGCAATCTGGCCAAAAGCGTGACCGTGGAGTAG
- a CDS encoding OprD family outer membrane porin, producing the protein MAIRRNIKWIVSIVIVYAITSFITYGVTTPSYLFDDITAPETADSFITPLNDFQEHRSILYQEAMDPSFFPYLEDAVEEYSQPFISDTELSLNVRSYYLNQQRTRIINPTSEAWAIGGELDYKSGYWKDFLAIGASVYTTQKAYAPDGRDGTLLLGRGQNGFSVLGTSYVEFKFDKVKARFYRQTIETPFVNRHDNRMIPNTFEAYVIGSRDLRPVSFIVGQITKMKTRNENHFITIAERLGITEDTNGITMAGARFHPNEDSRVGAINYYVWDAMNMVYSETAFAIDLPEPWTSSFNFQFMDQRSVGEALIGDFSGQEIGINFSLGYHSAILSLGFTRIYGDTIRSPFGGYPGYSSIIVDDFNRAGQETFILGFSYDFEDIGLDGLSFFTTYANSHTVGQIQPGVPEKSSEYDLTIDYRFPEDSILDNLWIRLRGAWVSGDNPAGAPTFQAINDYRIIINYTIPIL; encoded by the coding sequence ATGGCAATTAGGAGAAATATAAAATGGATTGTTTCTATCGTAATCGTTTATGCGATTACTTCTTTCATTACTTATGGGGTAACGACACCGAGTTACCTTTTTGATGATATCACTGCACCGGAGACTGCGGATAGCTTCATTACTCCATTAAATGACTTCCAGGAGCACCGTTCGATCCTCTATCAGGAAGCAATGGACCCGTCATTTTTCCCCTACTTGGAGGATGCTGTAGAGGAATACTCCCAACCTTTCATCAGTGACACTGAACTTAGTTTAAATGTACGCAGTTACTATCTCAATCAGCAAAGAACCCGAATAATAAATCCCACTTCAGAAGCTTGGGCAATTGGCGGAGAGTTGGATTATAAAAGCGGTTACTGGAAAGATTTTTTAGCAATTGGTGCATCCGTCTATACCACTCAAAAAGCTTATGCACCGGATGGACGAGATGGCACGCTACTGCTGGGCCGAGGTCAGAACGGTTTCAGTGTTCTTGGAACCAGTTACGTCGAATTCAAATTCGATAAAGTCAAAGCACGGTTTTATCGCCAGACCATTGAAACACCCTTTGTGAATCGCCATGACAACCGTATGATTCCCAATACGTTTGAAGCTTATGTAATTGGCTCTCGGGACTTGAGACCTGTTAGTTTCATTGTTGGTCAGATCACAAAAATGAAGACCAGAAATGAAAATCACTTTATCACCATCGCCGAACGGCTTGGCATCACAGAAGATACCAATGGCATCACAATGGCAGGTGCACGGTTTCATCCAAATGAAGACTCAAGAGTAGGTGCAATTAATTACTATGTATGGGATGCCATGAATATGGTTTATAGTGAAACAGCATTCGCAATTGACCTGCCTGAACCATGGACATCCAGTTTCAATTTTCAATTCATGGACCAGAGAAGCGTAGGCGAGGCCCTTATTGGTGATTTCTCCGGACAAGAAATCGGTATAAACTTCAGTCTTGGTTATCACAGTGCCATTCTTTCGCTAGGCTTCACGCGTATTTATGGCGATACCATTCGATCACCCTTCGGAGGCTATCCCGGTTATTCCAGCATCATCGTCGATGACTTTAATCGAGCCGGCCAAGAAACCTTTATTCTTGGTTTCTCCTACGACTTCGAAGACATCGGCCTCGATGGCTTGAGCTTTTTCACCACTTACGCAAACAGCCATACTGTTGGCCAGATTCAACCAGGTGTTCCTGAGAAAAGCAGTGAGTATGACCTCACCATTGATTATCGTTTTCCTGAAGACAGTATTCTGGACAACTTATGGATTCGGTTGAGAGGTGCCTGGGTTTCGGGTGACAACCCGGCCGGAGCGCCTACCTTTCAGGCAATCAACGACTATCGCATAATCATTAATTATACGATTCCAATATTGTAA
- a CDS encoding aminodeoxychorismate/anthranilate synthase component II, whose translation MLLVIDNFDSFTYNLVQYFGQLGVEQRVFRNDAITVDEAIELKPDRVLISPGPCSPNEAGVSLAMIEAFAGKVPLLGVCLGHQCVGQHFGGKVIRAERLMHGKTSPVNHRDTDVFNGIAQRFPGTRYHSLLVERETFPDCLEITAETKEGEIMGLRHRELPIYGVQFHPESFATEGGIKILENFLSLN comes from the coding sequence ATGCTCCTCGTAATTGATAACTTTGATTCATTCACTTACAACCTTGTCCAGTATTTTGGACAATTGGGGGTGGAGCAGCGTGTCTTTCGTAATGACGCAATCACCGTTGATGAGGCGATTGAGCTGAAGCCTGACCGTGTTTTGATATCGCCCGGGCCTTGTTCTCCCAATGAAGCAGGTGTTAGTCTGGCAATGATTGAAGCCTTCGCAGGCAAAGTACCGCTACTTGGGGTTTGCCTTGGGCATCAGTGCGTGGGGCAGCACTTTGGAGGAAAAGTCATACGGGCAGAGCGCCTGATGCATGGCAAGACATCACCGGTCAACCATCGGGATACCGATGTTTTTAATGGCATTGCCCAGCGATTTCCAGGAACACGTTACCATTCATTGCTGGTCGAGCGGGAAACTTTCCCGGATTGCCTCGAAATCACAGCCGAAACCAAAGAGGGCGAAATAATGGGGTTGCGTCACCGTGAACTACCCATTTACGGAGTCCAGTTTCATCCTGAATCGTTTGCCACGGAAGGCGGTATCAAGATTCTGGAGAATTTCCTCTCGTTGAATTAA
- a CDS encoding histidine triad nucleotide-binding protein, which yields MADKTLFQKIIDREIPGNFEYEDDICVAIRDISPQAPTHLLVIPKKLIVRVGEAEDEDQQTLGHLLLVARKLGNKFGPYGFRLIINNGSDGGEAVPHLHVHVLAGRPLAWPPG from the coding sequence ATGGCAGATAAAACACTTTTCCAGAAAATTATCGATCGGGAGATCCCGGGCAACTTTGAGTACGAGGATGACATCTGTGTCGCAATTCGTGATATTAGTCCGCAGGCACCAACACATTTGCTTGTGATCCCGAAGAAACTCATCGTACGAGTTGGAGAAGCAGAAGATGAGGATCAGCAAACCCTTGGACATCTACTACTAGTTGCACGCAAACTTGGCAACAAATTTGGGCCGTATGGATTTCGCCTCATTATCAATAATGGTTCTGATGGCGGCGAAGCAGTTCCACACCTTCACGTCCATGTTCTTGCCGGACGCCCCCTGGCATGGCCTCCCGGTTGA
- a CDS encoding SRPBCC domain-containing protein, translating to MPNIVHRISTDAATPDEMFDAVSTREGFISWWTEQVNGSESLNEVLEFRFGEDAGGFDFQVMELERPTKVTFLCVDGPKEWIGTDVEFRISQEDNHTVLFFAHRGWREEVPFMHHCSTQWGDFLLSLKEKFETGIGRPFGPNFRPIDNWSPLVPVS from the coding sequence ATGCCAAACATAGTTCATAGAATAAGCACTGACGCGGCCACTCCGGATGAGATGTTCGATGCTGTGTCCACCAGAGAGGGATTTATCTCCTGGTGGACAGAGCAGGTCAACGGAAGTGAAAGCCTTAACGAAGTTCTGGAGTTTCGTTTTGGTGAAGATGCGGGCGGTTTTGATTTCCAGGTCATGGAATTGGAGCGTCCGACAAAAGTAACTTTCCTCTGTGTCGATGGCCCAAAGGAATGGATTGGTACGGATGTGGAATTCAGAATCTCTCAAGAGGATAACCACACGGTACTTTTCTTTGCCCATCGTGGTTGGCGGGAAGAGGTGCCATTTATGCATCATTGTTCCACGCAATGGGGAGACTTCCTTCTGAGTCTGAAAGAAAAGTTTGAAACCGGCATAGGTCGGCCTTTCGGCCCGAACTTCAGGCCAATTGATAACTGGTCACCCCTAGTTCCTGTCAGTTAG
- the nrdR gene encoding transcriptional regulator NrdR, which yields MQCPKCGHQDTKVLDTRTGKASHSIRRRRQCLDCEHRFTTIEEILREGLVVIKRDGGREEFDRVKMLSGIRKATEKRPIQAEQIEMMVAEMVDNLEREFDSEIPSKAIGEHIMNGLKAIDKIAYVRFASVYKDFRDFDELAREVSELK from the coding sequence ATGCAGTGTCCCAAATGCGGTCATCAAGATACCAAGGTGCTTGACACCCGTACTGGTAAGGCGAGTCATTCAATTCGTCGCCGGCGTCAGTGCCTTGATTGTGAGCATCGTTTCACAACGATTGAAGAGATTTTGCGCGAAGGCCTTGTCGTGATTAAACGCGACGGAGGACGTGAAGAGTTTGATCGCGTTAAAATGCTTTCCGGTATTCGCAAGGCGACTGAAAAACGCCCGATTCAGGCCGAGCAGATTGAGATGATGGTGGCAGAGATGGTCGATAATCTTGAGCGTGAATTCGATAGCGAGATCCCCAGCAAAGCGATTGGTGAACATATCATGAACGGACTAAAAGCGATTGATAAAATCGCCTACGTTCGCTTTGCGAGTGTTTACAAGGATTTCCGCGATTTCGATGAGCTTGCTCGCGAGGTGAGCGAGCTGAAGTGA